A DNA window from Vibrio cidicii contains the following coding sequences:
- a CDS encoding sugar diacid recognition domain-containing protein — MKLNETIARQIVERTMKIIPYSVNVMDDQGRIIGSGDLSRLQQKHEGAVLAITECRVVEIDQATASHLKGVKPGINLPILFLDQVIGVIGISGTPDEVKHYGELVKMTAELIVEQAALMSQVQWNKRHREELVLQLISGATLNDNQLNSIAERLGLNLSEPRIAAVVKVFPDKQTSLSLEHLQQIVHLLEYPERDNLVGILSVSNNEVVVLKPISLTDHGWSKEVETKRINQLLKRVSKEGSFSIKIALGDYFEGLAGLAQSFETAKLTMQLMAEQSGTVFFYQDHKLAVLMSDLLSQPWKAEQLQAPLLKLQKNDSKGVLLKTLTAYFAQNCDACRTCQALHIHRNTLRYRIEKIEDITSLNFNSLNNTFQLYIALELFSSKQRNCAIAQKTKPLAG, encoded by the coding sequence ATGAAACTGAACGAAACTATTGCACGGCAAATTGTCGAACGCACCATGAAGATCATCCCCTATTCGGTCAATGTGATGGACGATCAAGGGAGAATTATTGGTTCGGGGGACCTATCCCGTCTGCAACAAAAACATGAAGGTGCCGTGCTCGCGATTACGGAATGTCGAGTGGTTGAGATCGACCAAGCCACCGCCAGCCATCTCAAAGGGGTTAAACCCGGAATCAACTTGCCGATCCTCTTTCTCGATCAAGTGATTGGCGTCATTGGCATATCAGGCACACCAGACGAAGTGAAGCATTATGGTGAACTGGTTAAGATGACCGCAGAGCTCATCGTTGAGCAAGCTGCCCTCATGTCTCAAGTGCAATGGAACAAGCGACACAGGGAAGAACTGGTCCTGCAACTTATCTCTGGCGCGACGCTGAATGACAATCAGCTGAACTCCATCGCTGAGCGACTTGGCTTAAATTTGAGTGAGCCAAGAATTGCTGCGGTGGTCAAGGTTTTTCCCGATAAACAAACCTCGCTCTCGTTGGAGCACTTACAACAGATCGTTCACCTACTTGAGTATCCTGAACGTGACAACCTGGTTGGTATTTTATCTGTCTCCAATAACGAAGTGGTGGTGCTAAAACCGATAAGCCTCACCGACCACGGTTGGTCCAAAGAGGTGGAAACCAAACGCATCAACCAGCTGCTAAAGCGGGTAAGTAAAGAAGGGAGCTTCTCAATCAAAATTGCGCTCGGAGACTACTTTGAGGGATTGGCAGGATTAGCCCAATCTTTTGAAACCGCCAAACTCACGATGCAATTGATGGCTGAGCAATCTGGCACGGTTTTCTTCTACCAAGATCATAAGCTAGCTGTGTTGATGAGCGATCTCCTTTCACAACCTTGGAAAGCCGAACAATTGCAGGCTCCCCTGCTGAAACTGCAAAAAAACGACAGCAAAGGCGTGCTGCTCAAAACCCTCACCGCGTATTTTGCTCAGAACTGTGATGCATGTCGAACTTGCCAAGCGCTTCATATCCATCGTAATACCCTCCGCTATCGAATTGAAAAGATTGAAGATATAACATCATTAAATTTCAATAGCTTAAACAACACCTTCCAACTCTATATCGCGCTAGAGTTGTTCTCCTCAAAACAGAGAAATTGTGCAATTGCACAAAAAACAAAGCCGTTAGCTGGGTGA